Proteins found in one Lycium ferocissimum isolate CSIRO_LF1 chromosome 6, AGI_CSIRO_Lferr_CH_V1, whole genome shotgun sequence genomic segment:
- the LOC132060605 gene encoding LOW QUALITY PROTEIN: protein pleiotropic regulatory locus 1-like (The sequence of the model RefSeq protein was modified relative to this genomic sequence to represent the inferred CDS: deleted 1 base in 1 codon), which produces MERRGTTIKHPRPMWKIYRVISSHLGWVRSVAVDPSNTWFCTGSTDRSIKIWDLASGRLKLTLTGHVEQVRGLAVSNKHTYMFSAGDDKQVKCWDLEQNKVIRSYHGHLSGVYCLALHPTIDILFTKSGDSVCRVWDIRSKTQIYALSGHDNAVCSVLTRPMDPQVVTGSCDSTIKFWDLRYGKPMTTLTHHKKSVRAMVQHPKEDYSFASASSDNVKKFNLPKGEFLHNMISQHKTIINAMAVNDEGLMVTGGDNGSLWFSDWASGRNIQQAQTIVQPGSWDSEAGIYALTYDVTGTRLISCEADKTIKMWKQG; this is translated from the exons ATGGAGAGACGAGGTACAACAATTAAACATCCACGCCCAATGTGGAAAATTTATAGGGTTATTAGCAGCCATTTGGGATGGGTGCGATCAGTTGCAGTTGATCCTAGTAATACTTGGTTCTGCACAGGATCAACAGACCGGAGCATTAAGATATGGGATTTAGCAAGTGGTAGGCTAAAGCTCACGTTAACAGGTCACGTTGAGCAAGTAAGAGGCCTTGCTGTTAGCAACAAACACACGTACATGTTCTCGGCTGGCGATGATAAGCAAGTTAAATGTTGGGACCTCGAACAAAATAAGGTGATTCGCTCCTATCATGGCCATCTAAGTGGCGTTTATTGCTTGGCTCTTCATCCCACAATTGACATCTTGTTCACA AAAAGTGGTGATTCTGTCTGTCGAGTTTGGGATATCCGGAGCAAAACACAAATTTATGCTTTGTCTGGACATGATAATGCGGTTTGTTCTGTTTTAACTCGGCCAATGGACCCTCAGGTTGTAACTGGATCTTGTGACTCTACCATAAAGTTCTGGGACCTTAGATATGGTAAGCCAATGACAACGCTCACACATCATAAGAAATCTGTTCGAGCCATGGTTCAACATCCTAAGGAAGATTATTCTTTTGCTTCTGCATCAAGTGACAACGTAAAGAAATTCAACCTTCCAAAAGGAGAATTTTTGCATAATATGATTTCACAACACAAGACCATAATCAATGCGATGGCGGTCAATGATGAAGGTCTAATGGTCACAGGAGGTGACAATGGGAGCTTGTGGTTTTCTGATTGGGCAAGTGGTCGCAACATACAACAAGCTCAAACCATTGTTCAACCTGGTTCTTGGGATAGTGAGGCTGGTATCTATGCTCTCACCTATGATGTAACTGGCACCAGGCTTATTAGTTGTGAGGCTGACAAGACTATCAAGATGTGGAAACAAGGTTAA